One Hydrogenophaga crassostreae genomic region harbors:
- a CDS encoding ankyrin repeat domain-containing protein, whose product MKSFVLIAILGFANFAFGAQSNLPLDQAAREGQLLEVKRLLANGADPNEINKWGTTALTGASTYKSDSQNHVQIVRYLLSHGAAVNKQVADGTTALHEAAFWGHLGTATILLEAGADANLSKENGFTPLISAASQGHEGIVKLLLKSGARANEQTRSGNTALHVASGGGHESIVKLLIAAGAKRDLKNKNGAISVDVRDQSKSLNLK is encoded by the coding sequence ATGAAAAGTTTTGTGCTTATTGCAATCTTAGGGTTTGCGAATTTTGCTTTTGGTGCCCAAAGCAATCTTCCTCTGGACCAAGCTGCAAGAGAGGGCCAACTTTTGGAGGTCAAACGGCTTCTCGCCAATGGCGCAGACCCTAACGAAATCAATAAATGGGGGACCACCGCGTTGACTGGGGCTAGCACCTATAAGTCTGATTCACAGAACCATGTGCAAATTGTTCGGTACTTGCTGTCTCACGGCGCGGCCGTCAACAAACAAGTGGCAGATGGGACCACCGCTCTGCATGAAGCTGCGTTCTGGGGCCACTTGGGGACCGCAACGATCTTGCTAGAGGCTGGAGCCGACGCGAACCTTTCAAAGGAGAACGGCTTCACCCCGCTTATTTCTGCTGCAAGTCAAGGGCATGAAGGTATCGTCAAGCTGCTACTGAAATCGGGAGCACGCGCGAACGAACAAACGCGATCAGGAAATACTGCACTTCACGTAGCTTCAGGCGGAGGCCACGAATCCATTGTGAAGTTACTTATTGCGGCAGGCGCCAAGCGCGATTTGAAAAACAAAAATGGAGCTATTTCCGTCGACGTTCGAGATCAATCAAAGTCCCTAAATCTTAAGTAG
- a CDS encoding RloB family protein, with protein sequence MQRIPSAPSISRRSKIIAPKVEIVVACEGKVTEREYLESCKQEYGSGLVALRFLPITGVPITVVNAAIEERERLLLEQRRSRNSFDVFRVWAVFDRDEHPRVNEAIELAKSNRIDIAFSNPCFEIWPLLHLINYGGQDDRHRIQRRLRALMPQYDHENGAVIDFDLVKDKVDDAFNRSKSLLLQRETEGIPLGCPSTTVGILVRKIIENGRGRFSRHNNNS encoded by the coding sequence ATGCAGCGAATACCATCAGCACCTTCTATTAGTAGAAGGTCGAAAATTATAGCGCCAAAAGTAGAAATTGTTGTTGCATGCGAAGGAAAAGTAACCGAACGAGAGTATCTCGAAAGCTGCAAGCAAGAGTATGGATCCGGTTTGGTAGCCCTTAGATTTCTTCCAATCACAGGTGTACCCATAACTGTGGTGAATGCAGCTATAGAAGAAAGGGAAAGACTTTTATTGGAGCAAAGACGGTCGAGGAATAGTTTTGATGTTTTCCGAGTGTGGGCGGTTTTTGATCGAGATGAGCATCCCCGAGTGAATGAAGCGATTGAGCTTGCTAAAAGCAATCGAATCGATATAGCCTTCTCCAATCCCTGCTTCGAAATATGGCCACTACTTCATCTAATAAACTATGGCGGACAAGATGATAGGCATAGAATTCAGCGACGTTTAAGAGCGCTTATGCCGCAGTATGATCATGAAAATGGGGCTGTGATTGATTTTGATCTAGTGAAGGACAAGGTAGACGATGCATTCAATCGATCTAAATCCCTTCTATTGCAGCGAGAAACTGAAGGGATTCCCTTGGGCTGCCCTTCAACAACAGTTGGTATCCTAGTAAGGAAGATCATTGAGAACGGTAGGGGGCGGTTCTCAAGGCACAACAATAACTCTTGA
- a CDS encoding AAA family ATPase: MLLRFGVENHGSIESYQELQLTATSLKDDESGLIPVASETAAGIEKALKVVPVLGIYGANASGKSTLLSAMEFFGDGIVSSHTGRASSSGTPYYPFLLNESSKEKPSRYDADIVLDGYRYHYGYSLDGKKIVQEWLYSFDLSAPRQVRSVLFARETNSDLNIEFKFGKALKGENKQIAKLVRPNSLFLSAAAQNSHPQITPIFEFFFSKVVHRLDSKINEASIAEQITAYFGADEGRQKMAIEFLKAADIGVNGIDFSKSPPDKRTAELLQDFEQVLKKHLPQNEENFEFPKNVDRPKVELLHIGKDRGKYPIKLKRESTGTLALLQLLGPAFARLNEGGLLIVDELNTALHPLVSRELIKLFSSPDTNIGKSQLIFSTHDTNLLSGGLLRRDQLWFTEKDLGGATHVYALSDIKVRATDNFEQGYLEGRFGATPFMGCSLKDFVRTLHASTAED; the protein is encoded by the coding sequence ATGCTACTCCGGTTTGGCGTCGAAAATCATGGCTCGATCGAGTCCTACCAAGAGCTACAGCTCACTGCAACTTCGCTCAAGGACGATGAGTCAGGCCTCATTCCTGTGGCATCCGAAACAGCAGCAGGAATTGAAAAGGCGTTAAAGGTTGTACCCGTTTTAGGAATCTATGGCGCAAATGCCTCTGGCAAATCGACATTGCTTTCTGCAATGGAATTCTTTGGGGATGGGATCGTTTCATCTCATACTGGGCGCGCAAGTAGCTCCGGAACACCCTACTATCCGTTTCTTCTCAATGAATCATCAAAGGAGAAACCTTCGCGATACGATGCCGATATCGTTTTAGACGGTTATAGGTATCACTACGGATATTCGCTTGATGGGAAAAAGATTGTTCAAGAGTGGCTGTATTCTTTTGATCTATCTGCCCCACGACAAGTTCGATCTGTATTATTCGCGCGAGAAACCAATAGCGACCTAAATATTGAATTTAAGTTTGGCAAGGCGTTGAAGGGAGAGAATAAACAAATTGCAAAGCTTGTCCGCCCAAACAGCCTTTTTCTGTCTGCTGCGGCTCAAAATTCTCATCCACAAATTACCCCAATATTCGAATTCTTCTTTTCAAAAGTTGTGCATCGACTTGACTCCAAAATTAATGAGGCAAGTATTGCAGAGCAAATCACCGCCTATTTCGGAGCAGATGAAGGTAGGCAAAAAATGGCGATAGAGTTTTTGAAAGCTGCAGATATTGGAGTCAATGGAATTGATTTCTCGAAATCTCCTCCGGACAAGAGGACTGCGGAGCTTCTTCAGGACTTCGAGCAGGTCCTAAAAAAGCATCTTCCACAAAACGAGGAGAATTTTGAATTTCCGAAAAATGTAGATCGCCCAAAGGTAGAACTCTTACATATTGGCAAAGATAGAGGTAAATATCCAATCAAACTAAAGCGTGAAAGCACCGGAACATTGGCATTGCTCCAGCTGTTGGGCCCAGCGTTCGCACGGCTTAATGAGGGAGGTCTACTTATTGTTGATGAATTAAATACGGCGTTGCACCCGCTGGTATCAAGAGAGCTGATCAAACTATTCTCCAGCCCGGACACCAATATTGGAAAATCGCAGCTAATATTTTCAACGCATGATACTAATCTTTTAAGTGGCGGACTGTTGCGAAGAGATCAACTTTGGTTTACCGAAAAGGATTTGGGCGGGGCAACTCACGTGTATGCCTTGAGTGACATAAAGGTTCGAGCGACGGATAATTTTGAACAGGGTTACCTAGAGGGTCGATTTGGAGCCACACCTTTTATGGGTTGTAGCCTGAAGGACTTTGTTCGAACGCTTCACGCATCAACTGCGGAAGATTGA
- a CDS encoding pyruvate carboxylase, translated as MQPNPIRSILIANRSEIAIRVMRAANEMRIRTVAIYSQQDRQSLHRFKADESYLVGEGKKPLAAYLDGEDILRIAREAGVDAIHPGYGFLSENPDFADAVVAAGFRWIGPSGDVMRTLGNKVAARHAAVAAGVPVMPATPPLPLDLAECQRLAEGIGFPVMLKASWGGGGRGMRVIESAAELEGSLEASRREALAAFGNDEVYFEKLIRRARHVEVQILGDLHGNIVHLHERDCTVQRRNQKVVERAPAPYLDAAARAALCESALALMRSVNYTHAGTVEFLMDADDNQCYFIEVNPRIQVEHTVTELVTGVDIVRAQIRISEGGFIGVNQETKDGRHPTGVPLQADIPLRGHALQCRVTTEDPENGFLPDYGRLTAYRSAAGFGIRLDGGTAYTGAVITPYYDSLLVKVTAWAPTAIETSQRMDRALREFRIRGVATNLQFLENVINHPDFAAGEVTTRFIEETPELLEFTVRRDRATKLLRFLAETAVHGNPEVAGRTLPALPLPKPVLPKVDRSSPVPDGTKQRLEKLGAKGFAQWMLDQKQVLVTDTTLRDAHQSLLATRMRTADMLPIVPYVARELPQLFSLECWGGATFDVALRFLKEDPWARLAAIRERAPNILLQMLLRGSNAVGYTNYADNVVRHFVQQAADGGIDLFRVFDSLNWVQNMRVAIDAVLATGKLCEGAICYTGDLFDTARPKYNLAYYVGIAKELKEAGVHIIGIKDMAGICRPRAAAALVKAIKEETGLPVHFHTHDTSGASAASVLAAIEAGCDAVDGAIDSMSGLTSQPNLSAIAAALSGTERDPGLSQDALHATAMYWEGVRRFYSPFEADIRSGTADVYRHEMPGGQYTNLREQARSLGLAHRWTEVSQAYADVNQLFGDIVKVTPSSKVVGDMALMLVSSDMTTSDVLDPAREVAFPASVVSLFKGELGFPPDGFPEAVSRKVLKLAEGDSPPAPYRPGDNMPDVDLAAARLEAEAECGLPLNEQQLASYLMYPKVMRDYCAHVLENGDTSVLPTPVFFYGPQLQQELALEIDPGKTLLVALQSIADDGETAHKVQFELNGQSRTVRVAAANAAAAEGARPLAEPGNPWHVAAPMPGAIVNVAVTAGQRVNAGSTLLSLEAMKMETHVAADRDAEVDAVYVVSGDRVQAKELLVVLRAVGGGAEGAAG; from the coding sequence GCACCCTGGGCAACAAGGTGGCGGCGCGCCACGCGGCGGTGGCCGCGGGCGTGCCGGTGATGCCGGCCACGCCGCCGTTGCCGCTCGATCTGGCCGAGTGCCAGCGCCTGGCCGAAGGCATTGGCTTCCCGGTGATGCTGAAGGCCAGCTGGGGCGGTGGTGGGCGCGGCATGCGCGTGATCGAATCGGCGGCTGAGCTGGAAGGTTCGCTGGAAGCCTCGCGCCGCGAAGCGCTGGCCGCCTTTGGCAACGACGAGGTGTATTTCGAAAAGCTCATCCGCCGCGCGCGCCATGTGGAAGTGCAAATTTTGGGCGACCTGCACGGCAACATCGTGCACCTGCACGAGCGCGATTGCACGGTGCAGCGGCGCAACCAGAAAGTGGTGGAGCGCGCCCCCGCGCCTTACCTCGATGCCGCGGCACGCGCCGCGCTGTGCGAAAGCGCGCTGGCGCTGATGCGCTCGGTGAACTACACCCACGCTGGCACGGTTGAGTTCCTGATGGATGCCGACGACAACCAGTGTTATTTCATCGAGGTGAACCCCCGCATCCAGGTGGAGCACACCGTGACCGAACTGGTCACCGGGGTCGACATCGTGCGCGCCCAGATCCGCATCAGCGAAGGCGGCTTCATTGGCGTCAACCAGGAAACCAAAGACGGCCGCCACCCCACGGGCGTGCCGCTGCAGGCCGACATTCCGCTGCGCGGCCACGCGCTGCAATGCCGCGTGACCACCGAAGACCCGGAAAACGGCTTCTTGCCCGATTACGGCCGCCTCACCGCCTACCGCAGCGCGGCCGGCTTCGGCATTCGGCTCGATGGTGGCACGGCCTACACCGGCGCCGTGATCACCCCGTATTACGACTCGCTGCTGGTGAAGGTGACCGCCTGGGCGCCCACGGCCATCGAGACCAGCCAGCGCATGGACCGCGCCCTGCGCGAGTTCCGCATCCGCGGCGTGGCCACCAACCTGCAGTTCCTGGAAAACGTCATCAATCACCCCGATTTCGCCGCCGGCGAAGTCACCACGCGCTTCATCGAAGAAACGCCCGAGCTGCTCGAATTCACGGTGCGCCGCGACCGCGCCACCAAGCTGCTGCGCTTCCTGGCCGAAACCGCCGTGCACGGCAACCCCGAAGTGGCCGGACGCACCTTGCCCGCCTTGCCGCTGCCCAAGCCCGTGTTGCCCAAGGTCGACCGCAGCAGCCCCGTGCCCGATGGCACAAAGCAGCGCCTGGAAAAGCTGGGCGCCAAAGGCTTCGCGCAATGGATGCTCGATCAAAAGCAGGTGCTGGTGACCGACACCACCCTGCGCGACGCCCACCAATCTTTGCTGGCCACGCGCATGCGCACCGCCGACATGCTGCCCATCGTTCCTTATGTGGCGCGCGAGCTGCCGCAGCTGTTTTCGCTGGAATGCTGGGGCGGCGCCACCTTTGATGTGGCCTTGCGCTTTTTGAAAGAAGACCCCTGGGCGCGGCTGGCCGCCATCCGCGAGCGCGCGCCCAACATCCTGCTGCAAATGCTGCTGCGCGGCTCCAACGCCGTGGGCTACACCAACTACGCCGACAACGTGGTGCGCCATTTTGTGCAGCAGGCCGCAGACGGCGGCATCGATCTGTTCCGCGTGTTCGATTCGCTCAACTGGGTGCAAAACATGCGCGTGGCGATCGACGCCGTGCTGGCCACCGGCAAGCTCTGCGAAGGCGCCATCTGCTACACCGGCGACCTGTTTGACACGGCGCGCCCCAAGTACAACCTGGCCTATTACGTGGGCATCGCCAAAGAGCTGAAAGAAGCCGGGGTGCACATCATCGGCATCAAAGACATGGCCGGCATCTGCCGCCCCCGCGCTGCTGCAGCGCTGGTGAAAGCCATCAAAGAAGAAACCGGCCTGCCGGTGCACTTCCACACGCATGACACCAGCGGTGCATCCGCCGCCTCGGTGCTGGCGGCCATTGAAGCCGGTTGCGACGCGGTGGACGGTGCTATCGATTCCATGAGCGGCCTCACCTCGCAGCCCAACCTCTCGGCCATTGCCGCCGCGCTGTCGGGCACCGAGCGCGACCCCGGCCTGTCGCAAGACGCCTTGCACGCCACCGCCATGTATTGGGAAGGCGTGCGCCGCTTCTACTCACCCTTTGAGGCCGACATCCGCAGCGGCACCGCCGATGTCTACCGCCACGAAATGCCTGGCGGCCAATACACCAACCTGCGCGAGCAAGCCCGCTCGCTGGGCCTGGCCCACCGCTGGACCGAAGTGTCCCAGGCCTATGCCGACGTCAACCAGTTGTTCGGCGACATCGTGAAGGTCACGCCGTCTTCCAAGGTGGTGGGCGACATGGCGCTCATGCTCGTTTCCAGCGACATGACCACCTCCGACGTGCTCGACCCCGCGCGCGAGGTGGCCTTCCCCGCCTCGGTGGTGTCGCTGTTCAAAGGCGAGCTGGGCTTCCCGCCCGATGGTTTCCCGGAAGCCGTGAGCCGCAAGGTGCTGAAACTCGCCGAAGGCGATTCACCACCAGCCCCTTACCGCCCCGGCGACAACATGCCCGATGTCGACCTGGCCGCTGCGCGCCTTGAGGCTGAAGCCGAATGCGGCCTGCCGCTCAACGAGCAACAGCTCGCCTCGTACCTGATGTACCCCAAGGTCATGCGCGACTACTGCGCCCATGTGCTGGAAAACGGCGACACCTCGGTGCTGCCCACGCCCGTGTTTTTCTACGGCCCGCAGCTGCAGCAAGAGTTGGCGCTGGAGATCGACCCAGGCAAGACCCTGCTGGTGGCCCTGCAAAGCATCGCAGACGACGGCGAAACCGCCCACAAGGTGCAGTTTGAGCTCAACGGCCAGTCGCGCACCGTGCGCGTGGCCGCCGCCAACGCCGCGGCGGCGGAGGGTGCCCGCCCGCTGGCCGAGCCCGGCAACCCCTGGCATGTGGCCGCGCCCATGCCCGGCGCCATCGTCAACGTGGCCGTGACCGCGGGCCAGCGCGTCAACGCCGGCAGCACGCTGCTTTCGCTGGAAGCCATGAAGATGGAAACCCACGTGGCTGCGGATCGCGATGCCGAGGTGGATGCTGTTTATGTGGTGTCTGGGGATCGGGTGCAGGCGAAGGAGTTGCTGGTGGTGTTGCGGGCGGTGGGGGGTGGGGCTGAGGGGGCTGCAGGTTGA